One window of the Microplitis demolitor isolate Queensland-Clemson2020A chromosome 10, iyMicDemo2.1a, whole genome shotgun sequence genome contains the following:
- the LOC103573019 gene encoding uncharacterized protein LOC103573019 produces MQGLKLFKKFLLPGGLCGAVPVIKPEPISPDAPVHCSNNINNNNNNNNNNGPRLIRPSELPIYVHHQHKSEIKTETRDDNSIRRQLEDGFGTVRKTLSSVTNEYQAIHDRISHIYNTGLAHSKGTIDYLHQEENLLPRIGTIIGGALTGLLLGIRGGKFKRIFYSTTGAGVMGAICYPDKAKDSLTSSKHYINIGYNFIYGVKPGDENQKEIKWPELPSIKLPDNFSDFLVLIKDTGSSVITSIGSFSTDILNNESKSTEVKKEIKDK; encoded by the exons ATGCAGGGTCTCAAG ttatttaaaaaatttttactaccCGGTGGATTATGTGGCGCAGTACCAGTAATTAAACCAGAACCTATTTCACCAGACGCGCCAGTACATTGcagcaataatattaataataataataataataataataataatgggcCTAGATTAATTCGTCCATCGGAATTACCAATTTATGTTCACCATCAACAtaaatctgaaataaaaacCGAGACacg ggATGACAATAGCATAAGACGACAATTAGAAGACGGTTTTGGAACAGTAAGAAAAACATTATCAAGTGTAACAAATGAATATCAAGCAATACATGATCGAATtagtcatatttataataccgGTCTCGCACATagtaaag GAACAATCGATTATTTACATCAAGAAGAAAATTTACTTCCACGTATCGGAACAATTATCGGCGGCGCACTTACAGGCTTATTGCTTGGCATCCGCGGTGGTAAATTCAAACGTATTTTCTACTCGACAACCGGTGCTGGGGTAATGGGCGCAATTTGTTATCCAGATAAAGCTAAAGATTCTTTAACTTCTAGCAAACATTACATTAATATTGGATATAACTTCATCTATGGCG taaaaccAGGGgatgaaaatcaaaaagaaataaaatggcCCGAATTACCGTCGATTAAATTACCAGATAATTTTAGTGATTTTCTGGTGTTAATTAAAGACACCGGAAGTAGTGTAATTACATCTATTGGGTCATTTTCTActgatattttaaacaatgag agcaAATCAACGGAAGTAAAAAAGGagattaaagataaataa